The following coding sequences lie in one Halorarum halophilum genomic window:
- the aglJ gene encoding S-layer glycoprotein N-glycosyltransferase AglJ, whose translation MNRDAVTVLLPAYNEAETVGDVVRDFREHGFSNVLVADGDSTDRTRKLAEEAGARVVIQRGTGKGQAIREAVRDHVDTEYVLMADADGTYRAKDADAMLEPLFEGRAEHVVGDRFADMHEDAMTGFNRIGNRTFNWLFGFIHREDFGDILSGYRAFTRDSFRRLTLSADGFGIETELSVECARHGVRTAVVPITYLPRPNGSNTNLHPVKDGGIILMAIYRQAKTSNPLFYFGSAGVLSGLFGIIIAGYVAYEWFIYGVSHEVLAVVSGVSLIFGVQLLIFGVLSDLIVTLHRETLDRIEANDSGRNHDSVPERETSREDEPRRPEAK comes from the coding sequence ATGAACAGGGACGCCGTCACCGTACTCCTCCCCGCCTACAACGAGGCCGAGACCGTCGGCGACGTCGTACGGGACTTCCGCGAGCACGGCTTCTCGAACGTCCTCGTCGCGGACGGCGACTCTACCGACCGAACACGCAAACTCGCCGAAGAAGCCGGCGCACGCGTCGTCATCCAGAGGGGCACGGGCAAGGGCCAGGCGATTCGAGAGGCGGTCCGTGACCACGTCGATACAGAGTACGTCCTCATGGCCGACGCCGACGGCACGTACCGCGCGAAGGACGCCGACGCCATGCTCGAACCCCTCTTCGAGGGCCGGGCCGAACACGTCGTCGGCGACCGATTCGCCGACATGCACGAGGACGCCATGACGGGGTTCAACCGAATCGGCAATAGGACCTTCAACTGGCTGTTCGGCTTCATCCACCGCGAGGACTTCGGCGACATCCTCTCGGGCTACCGCGCGTTCACCCGCGACTCCTTCCGCCGACTCACCCTCTCGGCCGACGGGTTCGGCATCGAGACGGAACTCTCAGTGGAGTGTGCGCGCCACGGAGTTCGGACGGCCGTCGTGCCAATCACCTACCTGCCACGCCCGAACGGGTCGAACACGAACCTCCACCCGGTGAAGGACGGCGGCATCATCCTCATGGCCATCTATCGACAGGCGAAGACCTCCAACCCACTATTCTACTTCGGGAGCGCAGGCGTTCTCTCGGGGCTGTTCGGCATCATCATTGCGGGCTACGTCGCTTACGAGTGGTTCATCTACGGCGTCTCCCACGAAGTGCTCGCAGTCGTTTCGGGGGTCTCGCTAATCTTCGGCGTCCAACTACTCATCTTCGGTGTGCTCTCCGATCTCATCGTCACCCTCCACCGGGAGACGCTCGACCGTATTGAGGCGAACGACAGTGGACGGAATCACGACTCAGTACCGGAACGAGAGACGAGTCGGGAAGACGAACCGAGACGGCCCGAGGCGAAGTGA
- a CDS encoding sulfatase-like hydrolase/transferase, with protein sequence MTQSPSIAVVVLDTLRKDAFDEAFDWLPGLRFENAWSTSHWTVPVHASLFAGKYASDLGVHVGNQYLDCPEPVLAEQLADAGYTTRAFSCNPNISKPFAFDRGFDEFHGSWRLRGLEENVFDWQSFIAETRGDGIRRYLEALWQCIHEDCATWPSIKRGFRLKLYSLTPSATAHVDDGACEALDYIRRAEFDRPEFLFVNLMEAHGPYTPPEEYITTGSREEVVERTTYNGLVATVADRPPNDAEYLRRTYDDAVRYLSDIYRDMFQELRASFDYVITLSDHGELFGEHDAWQHAYGVYPELTHVPLVISGDGIPDESFPETVSLIDVHSTVRSLTGLDANSCGTSLVEVDDSEKLTVTPPDSSYFTEYHGVNPLNRAAVVEAGFDPSPFDEQLYGVKSPTTPYAYETLDGVQSSADGDPATAADTIKRHRSQATIRVVEDAGEVSDVVRRRLEELGYA encoded by the coding sequence ATGACTCAGAGTCCTTCGATTGCCGTCGTCGTACTCGATACGCTTCGCAAGGACGCGTTCGACGAGGCATTCGACTGGCTTCCAGGGTTGCGCTTTGAGAACGCCTGGTCGACGAGTCACTGGACAGTTCCGGTTCATGCATCTCTATTCGCGGGGAAGTACGCTAGTGATCTAGGCGTCCACGTGGGAAATCAGTATCTCGATTGCCCGGAGCCAGTACTCGCTGAACAGCTCGCGGACGCAGGTTACACGACTCGTGCGTTCTCGTGTAATCCGAATATCTCGAAACCGTTTGCATTCGACCGTGGGTTTGACGAGTTCCACGGAAGCTGGCGGCTCCGTGGTCTCGAGGAGAACGTCTTCGACTGGCAGTCGTTCATCGCCGAGACACGCGGCGATGGGATAAGGAGGTATCTTGAAGCACTTTGGCAATGTATTCACGAGGACTGTGCGACCTGGCCATCCATAAAGCGGGGATTTCGACTCAAACTCTACTCGCTCACCCCAAGTGCGACCGCACATGTGGATGATGGCGCGTGTGAAGCTCTCGACTACATCCGCCGAGCAGAATTCGACCGTCCTGAGTTTCTCTTCGTCAATTTGATGGAGGCACATGGCCCTTACACACCCCCAGAGGAGTACATCACGACTGGATCGCGAGAGGAGGTCGTCGAGCGGACCACGTACAATGGACTAGTGGCGACTGTGGCCGATAGACCTCCGAATGATGCCGAATACCTCCGCCGGACGTACGACGATGCAGTTCGCTACCTCTCGGATATCTACCGAGATATGTTCCAAGAGTTACGGGCGTCGTTCGATTATGTCATTACGCTCTCCGACCACGGTGAGCTATTTGGTGAGCACGATGCTTGGCAGCACGCCTACGGCGTCTACCCGGAACTTACGCATGTCCCACTCGTCATCTCGGGTGATGGCATCCCAGACGAATCGTTCCCGGAGACAGTCAGCTTGATTGATGTCCACAGTACGGTTCGCTCGCTTACCGGTCTCGACGCGAACTCCTGTGGAACGAGCTTGGTCGAAGTCGACGATTCGGAGAAGCTGACGGTTACGCCGCCCGACAGCTCGTACTTTACGGAGTATCACGGCGTAAACCCATTAAACAGGGCCGCAGTGGTAGAAGCCGGCTTCGACCCATCACCGTTCGATGAACAGTTGTACGGCGTGAAGTCGCCAACGACTCCGTATGCCTACGAAACTCTCGATGGCGTCCAATCCTCCGCGGACGGCGATCCTGCGACAGCCGCAGATACGATCAAGCGCCATCGGTCACAAGCAACGATTCGGGTCGTTGAGGACGCAGGTGAAGTTTCAGACGTCGTTCGTCGACGACTCGAAGAGCTCGGATACGCATGA
- a CDS encoding alkaline phosphatase family protein, with the protein MTFANWIESTREQIAQDGWDGVKESIYELRLGALRRLERFADPGTNVFDHEWDVLLILDGCRVDAMAEVADEYEFLDDPGSHRSVGSASYQWMERTFTDEYADEMARTAHVTANPFTDEFCDPAEWALLDEVWRNAWNEDVGIVPARSVTDGAIRAARERDDEFDRLLVHYMQPHFPSVPEPMGSGTRLNEWIDGREMAWQGLRRGRFTEQEVWNAYVANLRYVLNDVAVLLENLDAEKVVLTADHGNAKGEWGVYGHPNVAINVLREVPWYVTTAIDEDSYEPNQRVDSGAEEDVSVADRLQALGYSDN; encoded by the coding sequence ATGACGTTTGCTAACTGGATCGAGTCGACGCGCGAACAGATCGCACAGGATGGCTGGGACGGCGTCAAAGAGAGCATCTACGAACTTCGACTGGGGGCACTGCGTCGGCTCGAACGGTTTGCCGACCCTGGTACCAACGTGTTCGATCACGAATGGGACGTGCTCTTGATCCTCGACGGGTGCCGGGTTGACGCGATGGCGGAAGTAGCCGACGAGTATGAGTTCCTCGACGATCCGGGTTCGCACCGATCCGTTGGATCGGCGTCCTACCAGTGGATGGAGCGGACCTTCACCGACGAGTACGCCGATGAGATGGCACGGACTGCCCACGTCACGGCCAACCCGTTTACCGACGAGTTCTGCGACCCTGCGGAGTGGGCGCTCCTCGACGAGGTCTGGCGGAATGCCTGGAACGAAGATGTCGGCATCGTTCCAGCCCGGAGCGTGACCGACGGGGCGATTCGCGCGGCGAGGGAGCGAGACGACGAGTTTGACCGCCTGCTGGTCCACTACATGCAGCCACACTTCCCGAGCGTGCCAGAACCGATGGGCAGTGGCACACGCTTGAACGAGTGGATTGACGGACGTGAGATGGCGTGGCAAGGGCTGCGCAGAGGTCGATTCACTGAGCAGGAGGTTTGGAACGCTTACGTCGCCAATCTCAGGTACGTTCTCAACGACGTGGCAGTCCTCCTCGAAAACTTGGATGCGGAAAAGGTGGTGCTCACAGCAGACCATGGAAACGCGAAGGGGGAGTGGGGCGTCTACGGTCATCCAAACGTCGCCATTAACGTACTGCGGGAAGTACCGTGGTACGTGACGACGGCGATTGACGAGGATTCCTACGAACCGAACCAGCGGGTCGATTCAGGAGCCGAAGAAGATGTGTCAGTCGCGGACCGCCTCCAAGCACTCGGTTACAGCGATAACTGA
- a CDS encoding glycosyltransferase family 2 protein, producing MTDLPDVDLSNLERNDDETLVSAIVPTFGDADLLSPGLQSIANQTYGNVEIIIVDSSGVGWLEDLAADTEGIVYVYQEPKGLAAARNRGIEAASGEVIAFLDADDRWYPEKLERQMAEMDAGGADVVYSDVCVLTDDGERRRLSALPISDPDNHHIEFLYKGGVPILSVVVRRECFEQNRFNEDLPAVEDRNLLTQLFAVFEPARVAEPLAVYRQRQGSMSSDAATMYEAEMISLEHLADEFPSVANCYEDLVALAEYKYGKRLLRSGSPGEARRHFITATLAGHRDYRLAVLLAISILPVDHRRSLWHLERVQEYLS from the coding sequence ATGACGGACCTTCCGGACGTCGACCTGTCTAATTTAGAGCGGAACGACGATGAGACTCTCGTCTCCGCTATCGTCCCCACGTTTGGGGACGCCGACCTTCTCTCACCCGGCCTACAGAGCATTGCCAACCAAACGTATGGAAACGTAGAGATAATCATAGTCGACAGCAGCGGTGTTGGATGGTTAGAGGACCTAGCGGCTGATACTGAAGGTATCGTTTACGTCTATCAGGAGCCGAAGGGACTAGCAGCGGCTCGAAACCGCGGAATAGAGGCAGCCTCCGGTGAGGTGATCGCTTTCCTTGACGCAGACGACCGCTGGTACCCGGAGAAGTTGGAGCGTCAGATGGCCGAGATGGACGCAGGTGGTGCGGACGTAGTGTACAGCGATGTCTGCGTCCTGACCGATGATGGGGAGAGACGTCGGCTGTCTGCGCTTCCCATCTCTGATCCTGACAATCATCACATCGAGTTCCTCTACAAGGGAGGAGTGCCGATACTGTCGGTGGTCGTCCGGCGGGAATGCTTCGAACAGAATCGCTTCAATGAGGACCTTCCGGCCGTTGAGGATCGTAACCTCTTGACCCAACTGTTCGCGGTATTCGAACCGGCTAGAGTTGCAGAACCGCTTGCCGTGTACCGTCAACGACAGGGGTCTATGAGTTCAGATGCGGCGACCATGTACGAGGCCGAGATGATCTCGCTAGAACATCTTGCTGACGAGTTTCCGTCAGTGGCGAACTGCTATGAGGACTTAGTAGCCCTAGCTGAGTACAAATACGGCAAACGCTTGCTGCGGAGCGGCAGCCCTGGCGAGGCACGCAGACACTTCATCACCGCGACGTTGGCGGGCCACCGCGACTATCGATTGGCAGTATTGCTGGCGATTTCGATCCTTCCAGTTGACCATCGGCGATCTCTCTGGCATCTTGAGCGCGTCCAAGAGTATCTGAGTTAG
- a CDS encoding oligosaccharide flippase family protein yields the protein MRIGQTSFTGFVSQFSASVVGFIATIYITRNLGSAVFGEYMLVIALVIWLQVIGILGIENAVTKRLSETGESDPYLTTGAGLVLAAFVVLSVVVLTFSKQVNSYIGEPVAVYILGLLLAGMAFKFVTAALSGQHKVHVAALLQPVDRTVRSVLQILAVFFGLGLVGLLAGYVIAGIVATLVGLVYLSVGIELPERRHLKGITSYARYAWLGKFSSRAFSSMDTVVLGLFVTSSYIGYYEVAWNLASMLAIFSVAIAQALFPEMSRAASEGDPDRVGSFVADGLSYTGLFLIPGLVGSLLVGDLVLRVYGNEFQQATTVLVVLVVARLVYEYGNQFLNGLNGLDRPDLAFRVNAVFVIANVGLNVSLIAAFGWTGAAIATALSAVVTAVFAYRSFTHLVSVDLPLIEISKQWIAAAGMAVVVYAGRLVLPNRVLVGVALVGVGAVSYLLLLVVLSGDFRATVRRNLPLEA from the coding sequence ATGAGGATCGGTCAAACGTCGTTCACGGGGTTCGTCTCCCAATTCTCTGCCTCGGTCGTCGGCTTCATAGCGACGATCTACATCACCCGGAATCTCGGGTCGGCGGTGTTCGGGGAATACATGCTCGTCATCGCGCTGGTCATCTGGCTCCAGGTTATCGGTATCCTCGGCATCGAGAACGCGGTGACGAAGCGGCTTAGCGAGACAGGGGAATCCGATCCATACCTGACCACAGGAGCCGGATTAGTCCTTGCGGCGTTCGTCGTCCTCTCCGTCGTTGTGTTAACCTTTAGCAAGCAGGTTAACAGCTACATCGGTGAGCCCGTCGCAGTATACATTCTGGGCCTGTTATTGGCTGGGATGGCATTCAAGTTCGTCACCGCCGCCCTCAGTGGACAACACAAGGTTCACGTCGCCGCATTACTCCAGCCCGTGGACCGCACCGTCCGAAGCGTGCTTCAAATCCTCGCTGTATTCTTCGGCCTCGGACTCGTGGGATTGTTGGCCGGCTACGTCATCGCCGGCATCGTCGCCACCCTTGTCGGCCTCGTCTATCTCTCGGTTGGCATCGAACTACCTGAACGGCGTCACCTCAAAGGAATCACCTCTTATGCACGCTACGCCTGGCTCGGAAAGTTCAGTTCGCGAGCGTTCTCTTCGATGGATACCGTCGTTCTCGGACTGTTCGTCACTTCGTCGTACATCGGTTACTACGAGGTGGCCTGGAACCTCGCATCGATGCTCGCCATCTTCAGCGTGGCCATCGCCCAAGCGTTGTTTCCGGAGATGAGCCGCGCCGCAAGCGAAGGCGATCCGGATCGCGTCGGAAGCTTCGTCGCTGATGGCCTCTCCTACACCGGTCTGTTTCTCATCCCAGGATTGGTCGGCAGTCTGCTCGTCGGGGACCTCGTCCTGCGAGTATATGGCAATGAGTTCCAACAGGCCACGACCGTACTTGTTGTGCTGGTCGTTGCCCGCTTGGTGTACGAGTACGGCAACCAGTTCCTGAACGGTCTTAATGGGCTGGATCGTCCCGATCTCGCGTTCCGTGTGAACGCGGTATTCGTCATCGCGAACGTGGGCCTCAACGTGAGCTTGATTGCTGCGTTCGGTTGGACCGGTGCTGCGATAGCGACTGCCCTCTCCGCCGTTGTCACGGCAGTATTTGCCTACCGGTCGTTCACCCATCTAGTGTCCGTCGACCTTCCTCTTATCGAGATATCGAAACAATGGATAGCAGCCGCCGGAATGGCAGTCGTTGTCTATGCCGGACGGCTGGTTCTCCCAAATCGGGTGCTCGTTGGAGTGGCACTCGTCGGCGTCGGCGCAGTGAGCTACCTGCTGTTATTGGTTGTACTGTCCGGGGACTTCCGAGCCACCGTCCGGAGAAATCTCCCACTAGAAGCCTAA
- a CDS encoding sulfatase, translating to MQDTLLITIDSLRADHVSHLGYERDTTPNIDKYAAQGTTFTNAFAHACSTRPSFPSILTSTYATMYGGYERVSDEQTVVSEVFHDAGYRTAGFHSNLYLSADFGYDRGFDTFFDSKTHPSPTARLRQAVKDRLNEDGVVYQTLARAFEVAERQAGANIGSAYVTADEITDMGVEWIQEADNEQPNFLWVHYMDVHHPYVPPVEQQLAFRDEPIDKRRAIRLRRKMLEEPGEVTSEELSDIIDLYDAEIRFSDTEIGRLVESARDVWGDVNVMVTSDHGEEFTEHGRFSHQNRFYDEAIHVPLVFDDGEHDGEHNDLVGLLDVSPTLVDSAGLNAPENFHGESLQRLFDGDWDRNVHIADWKSTNTGEKRFAYRDHEWKYIRRGNEEELFYLPDDPMETENVISKHESIADRCQAVIREHEREVEVTDVGVGEVEMEEGVKKRLRQLGYRE from the coding sequence ATGCAAGATACACTTCTAATCACCATTGACTCCCTCCGTGCTGACCACGTGAGCCATTTGGGCTATGAACGCGATACGACTCCGAACATCGACAAGTACGCTGCCCAAGGGACGACATTTACCAATGCCTTCGCGCACGCTTGCAGCACCCGGCCGTCCTTCCCCTCCATTTTGACCTCCACGTACGCCACGATGTACGGTGGGTACGAGAGAGTTTCAGACGAACAGACGGTCGTTTCCGAGGTTTTTCATGACGCTGGATATCGAACTGCTGGCTTCCACTCCAACCTCTATTTAAGTGCTGATTTCGGCTACGACCGGGGATTCGACACCTTCTTCGACTCGAAAACGCATCCATCGCCGACAGCCCGCCTTCGGCAAGCGGTGAAGGACCGCCTCAACGAGGACGGTGTCGTGTACCAGACACTCGCCCGTGCATTCGAGGTCGCTGAGCGTCAGGCCGGTGCGAACATCGGCTCGGCGTACGTCACCGCCGACGAAATTACGGACATGGGCGTGGAGTGGATTCAAGAGGCAGATAACGAGCAACCCAACTTCCTCTGGGTTCATTACATGGACGTCCACCACCCGTATGTGCCACCAGTGGAACAGCAGCTGGCATTTCGTGACGAGCCGATCGACAAGCGGCGGGCGATCAGGCTCCGGAGGAAAATGTTAGAAGAGCCTGGCGAAGTGACCAGCGAAGAGCTTTCGGACATCATCGACCTTTATGACGCTGAAATTCGCTTCTCTGACACGGAAATCGGACGGCTCGTAGAAAGTGCGCGAGATGTGTGGGGAGACGTGAACGTGATGGTTACCTCGGACCACGGGGAGGAGTTCACCGAACATGGTAGATTTAGCCATCAAAACCGCTTCTACGATGAGGCCATCCACGTGCCGCTCGTCTTCGACGATGGCGAACACGACGGTGAGCACAATGACCTCGTCGGCCTCCTCGACGTCTCACCGACGTTGGTCGACAGCGCCGGACTAAACGCCCCGGAGAATTTCCACGGTGAAAGCTTGCAACGGCTGTTTGACGGAGACTGGGACCGCAACGTCCACATCGCAGACTGGAAAAGCACGAATACCGGTGAGAAACGATTTGCCTATCGGGACCACGAGTGGAAGTACATCCGCCGTGGGAACGAGGAGGAACTCTTCTACCTGCCTGATGACCCTATGGAGACAGAGAACGTCATTAGCAAGCACGAGTCCATTGCCGACCGATGTCAAGCGGTCATCCGCGAACACGAACGCGAGGTCGAGGTAACCGACGTAGGAGTCGGGGAAGTTGAGATGGAAGAGGGGGTCAAAAAACGCCTTAGGCAACTCGGCTACCGAGAGTGA
- a CDS encoding glycosyltransferase, whose product MNAHLQVLWLTPDKPANISVGRQRIADHLEADGFAVTLRGTTPYTLLQSLRDADEYDVVVGTTRAGAIAGALVKSVTGTPLVVDHVDPIQQFTDTHLRWLAVVVRLLENFAFHIADHVLYVYGEERNRVERYAKVMTKTDLGVEYERFADPDSEAVTAAQEHLEGQQLCENVAIYVGGLEPIYHIEELLTAMEYLDNWSLVILGDGSLHEQVLQADDARSNVHYLGTVPHEKVPGYVVLADVGVSLVDDPHTLKVLEYGATGLPIVQIEGRAVERFGDHLVYTESDPEEVAEAIQRAGLMDRDLLRGLVRQFDWQEITADYRRAITSVK is encoded by the coding sequence GTGAACGCTCACCTCCAAGTGTTGTGGCTCACACCGGACAAGCCAGCGAATATCAGCGTCGGCCGTCAGCGAATCGCCGACCACCTTGAAGCCGATGGTTTCGCAGTTACCTTGCGAGGAACGACCCCTTACACGCTACTACAGTCGCTTCGCGACGCCGACGAGTACGATGTCGTCGTCGGTACTACACGTGCGGGCGCCATCGCCGGCGCGCTCGTCAAATCCGTAACTGGCACACCGCTCGTCGTCGATCACGTTGACCCTATCCAACAGTTCACCGACACCCACCTCCGATGGCTCGCCGTCGTCGTACGCCTGCTGGAGAACTTCGCATTCCATATCGCCGACCACGTACTATACGTCTACGGCGAGGAGCGGAACCGAGTGGAACGATACGCAAAAGTGATGACTAAGACCGACCTCGGAGTGGAGTATGAGCGTTTTGCTGATCCCGATTCAGAGGCGGTGACGGCCGCGCAGGAACACCTTGAAGGCCAGCAGTTGTGCGAGAACGTCGCCATCTACGTCGGCGGTCTGGAACCAATTTATCACATTGAGGAACTACTCACGGCGATGGAATACCTCGACAACTGGTCGCTGGTTATTCTCGGCGATGGGAGTCTGCACGAACAGGTGCTGCAGGCTGACGACGCGCGCAGTAATGTCCACTACCTCGGTACCGTTCCTCACGAAAAGGTTCCAGGCTACGTCGTCCTCGCTGATGTGGGCGTATCGCTCGTTGACGACCCTCATACGTTGAAGGTACTCGAGTACGGTGCTACTGGCCTTCCGATCGTCCAGATCGAAGGTCGGGCCGTGGAGCGGTTTGGAGACCATCTCGTGTATACCGAATCAGACCCTGAAGAAGTGGCAGAAGCCATTCAGCGAGCGGGGCTGATGGATCGTGACTTACTGCGGGGTCTCGTCCGCCAGTTCGACTGGCAAGAAATAACAGCGGATTACCGTCGCGCCATCACAAGCGTCAAATAA
- the aglG gene encoding glucosyl-dolichyl phosphate glucuronosyltransferase gives MRVSVVLCTYAESMYDDFREAADAVLDQTYGDVELVVVVDGTDAVFERVEAEYGGSEDVVLHCNEENVGLLESRNTGARLATGDVVAFIDDDAVPDGEWVELLVEAYEEHDRIAVGGKMTGRWVAGRPSYLPSEFDWLVGVTHRGFADGAGEVRNTFGSNISFRRDVFLELGGFDTAIGGRKGEANLQGGETELAARMREVYGEGVWYVPEAEVEHKVFEYRTDLWWLLDRAFWQGYSKRAMETFVEDSGGEEGEFLGKLLFGFGPKRGRRLVRQPSATEAERFFCLWVLTALVGFGYLYGFTKYRGGFA, from the coding sequence GTGCGAGTCTCCGTCGTCCTCTGTACGTACGCCGAGTCGATGTACGACGACTTCCGGGAGGCAGCGGACGCCGTCCTCGACCAGACGTACGGGGACGTGGAGTTGGTCGTCGTGGTCGACGGAACCGACGCGGTGTTCGAACGCGTCGAGGCGGAATACGGGGGGAGCGAGGACGTCGTTCTCCACTGTAACGAGGAGAACGTCGGCCTGTTGGAGAGCAGAAACACCGGGGCGAGGCTGGCGACGGGCGACGTAGTGGCGTTCATCGACGACGACGCCGTTCCCGATGGGGAGTGGGTGGAGCTCCTCGTCGAGGCGTACGAGGAGCACGATCGGATCGCCGTCGGCGGCAAGATGACCGGCCGGTGGGTCGCCGGGCGGCCGTCCTATCTCCCCTCGGAGTTCGACTGGCTTGTGGGGGTGACCCATCGCGGGTTCGCTGACGGGGCGGGCGAGGTCCGGAACACGTTCGGGTCGAACATCTCGTTCCGGCGGGACGTCTTTCTGGAGTTGGGGGGCTTCGATACGGCGATCGGCGGGCGAAAGGGGGAGGCGAACCTCCAGGGCGGCGAGACGGAACTTGCGGCGCGTATGCGCGAGGTGTACGGCGAGGGGGTGTGGTACGTCCCGGAGGCGGAGGTGGAACACAAGGTGTTCGAGTATCGGACTGATCTCTGGTGGTTGCTAGATCGGGCTTTTTGGCAGGGGTACTCGAAGCGGGCGATGGAGACGTTCGTGGAGGATTCGGGCGGGGAGGAAGGGGAGTTCCTCGGGAAACTACTCTTTGGGTTTGGCCCTAAGCGAGGCCGACGATTAGTTCGCCAGCCATCAGCGACAGAAGCTGAGAGGTTCTTCTGTCTTTGGGTGTTGACCGCACTCGTGGGCTTTGGCTACCTGTACGGCTTTACGAAATACCGAGGTGGTTTCGCGTGA